One Methylocaldum marinum DNA window includes the following coding sequences:
- a CDS encoding RHS repeat-associated core domain-containing protein — MRFTYDALGRLLTETGATGELARDWDSLSNLRRGESRYHYDRAGRLTRAGTLSPTLGYGQERFAWDGFRLRQALTEDAHGTQVRTWLYDPAGGGYTPIAAIDQGLGPDEGVGPALIYSVHTDPLGTPRELTDTDGRIAWSARYSAWGQRLGPVLLEADRHTPFATDCPLRYPGQYADDETGLHYNTFRYYDPEIGRFISPDPIGLVGGFNLYQYAPNATGWIDPLGWASGFVLDPNTLIHRIGGGGIDNSIR, encoded by the coding sequence GTGCGCTTCACCTACGATGCCCTCGGGCGCCTCCTCACCGAGACCGGCGCCACAGGCGAACTCGCCCGGGACTGGGACAGTCTCTCCAACCTCCGGCGCGGCGAGAGCCGCTACCATTACGACCGCGCCGGACGCTTGACCCGGGCCGGCACCCTGAGCCCCACGCTCGGCTACGGCCAGGAACGCTTCGCCTGGGACGGGTTCCGGCTGCGTCAGGCGCTCACCGAGGACGCGCATGGCACCCAGGTCCGCACCTGGCTCTACGACCCCGCGGGCGGCGGCTACACGCCCATCGCCGCCATCGACCAGGGCCTCGGCCCCGACGAAGGGGTTGGCCCGGCCCTGATCTACTCGGTTCACACCGACCCCCTCGGGACGCCCCGGGAACTCACCGACACCGACGGCCGAATCGCCTGGAGCGCCCGCTACAGCGCCTGGGGCCAGCGGCTCGGCCCGGTCCTGCTCGAAGCCGACCGGCACACCCCCTTCGCCACCGACTGTCCCCTGCGCTACCCCGGCCAATACGCCGACGACGAGACCGGGCTGCACTACAATACCTTCCGGTACTATGATCCCGAGATCGGGCGCTTCATCAGCCCGGACCCGATTGGGTTGGTCGGCGGGTTCAATCTGTATCAGTATGCGCCGAATGCGACTGGGTGGATCGATCCTCTGGGATGGGCCAGTGGCTTCGTTCTCGATCCAAATACACTCATCCACCGAATCGGCGGAGGAGGCATTGATAACTCGATTAGGTAA
- the tnpA gene encoding IS200/IS605 family transposase → MREWQSQSHVKWYCKYHVAFVPKYRRRAIYGTLRRRVGGIFRELCRQVGIELVEGHAMPDHIHLCLSIPPKFSVAYTVGFLKGKSAVRIHREFLGQKRNFTGLHFWAKGYCVSTVGLDEQVIRAYIRHQEAEERRIEQLHIQGL, encoded by the coding sequence ATGCGAGAATGGCAGAGCCAATCGCACGTCAAATGGTACTGCAAGTACCATGTTGCGTTTGTGCCCAAATACCGGCGCCGGGCAATCTATGGAACGTTGCGGCGACGGGTCGGGGGGATTTTCCGCGAGTTGTGCCGCCAAGTGGGCATCGAGTTGGTGGAAGGGCACGCGATGCCGGATCACATTCATCTGTGCTTGAGTATTCCGCCGAAGTTCAGCGTGGCCTATACGGTGGGCTTTCTGAAAGGGAAATCCGCGGTCCGTATCCATCGGGAATTCTTGGGACAGAAGCGAAACTTCACGGGGCTACATTTCTGGGCCAAGGGGTATTGCGTCAGCACTGTGGGATTGGATGAGCAAGTGATTCGAGCCTATATCCGTCATCAGGAAGCTGAGGAGAGGCGCATCGAGCAACTGCACATCCAGGGTCTTTAG